The DNA segment ACCAAAATTTTTAAAATTTATATTATAGGTTAAATAAGTAAATCCAAGTGCTTTAATTATACCAGTTTTTGTATTTAAAAAGTTTAAATATCTATTTCTATATTTACTACTTTCATCGCTAACTAAATCTAAAACATAAATATCAATTGTAGAAGCATTTATTGTTCCAGAATTTATAAAATCTGCTCTTTTATCAGAATATATAATAATTTGTCTTTGAAAATTTTTATCATAATCTATTTTACCCTCATTCTTAAAGTTTAAATTTTGAAAAGATTTAAGTGTCATATTATTATTATACAATAACCCTTTTTTCCTATTTATGAAACTTATATCTTTAAGAGATGTACTATCTATCCCACTATTATATATTGTCCCCTCATTATCTAAAACGGATAATTCTTTAGAAAAACTCTCTAATAAAATATTTTTTAATATCGCATTTTTTGAATTTTTAATATATTGATATTTTGAACGCAATGTAATAGAATTATTATAGCCTATATTATTTGTATTTTCAATTTTCTTATTATTCACTATATACATTAAATTCATATCTTCTATAATTACACCATGATTATCTTTATCCCATTCAACAATTTCTTCATTAAATAAAAAATTAGCGTTATTTATAAGTTTTAAACTATTTTGTTTTTTACCTTTTTTTAAATCAATTTTAAGTTTTTTAGAAAGTGTAAAATCTTTATTTAATTCTGCACTTATATTCTCCTCATTTTCTATACGAACCTCATCTGGGTCTTTAAGTGTTTTATCATACTTAATTTCTTTTTCAATATCATGTATTTTTTTAATATCTTCATTTATTCTATCATCAATTGTTTCAGCATTAGCCAAAATCGACATAAAAAAAATGATACTCCTAACATACCAATTTTTACTCACAACTTTCTCCTTTTTTTCCTTTTTTAATAACTCTAAACATTATACCCCCCCCCCACGATATTTTGTCAATAGCTTTATGTGAAATTTTATTACAAATATTTAATTGATTTAAAAATATATGATATTATGTGCTTTTTTTACCTTAATTTCCATATTATGATATAGATTTTTTTAAATATAAAAAAAGACCTCTAATCTTTATTCAAGATAGAGGTACATTTTAAATTATCCTAATCTTTGTCTAGCATCACTAGCTCTCTTTAATGCTTCTCCTATATAGTTAATACATAACATTATTACTAATATTAATAATGATGCTGGCATCCATACCCACCATTTATCAGAAAGCACTTCTGGTGCTGTTGCATAACTTATTAAAATTCCTAAAGACGGAACTTGAGGTGGTAATCCATATCCTAAAAATGTTAATCCAGTTTCTATACCTAAATTACCTGCAAATCCTAAAGTTAATCCAACTATAATTAATGATGAAATATTAGGAAGTAATTCTCTAAATATTATTTTAATATCACTAGTTCCCATAGTTTTTGAGGCATTGATATAATCTCTTCTTACTTCTGATAATACCTTACCACGAATTAGTCTTGCATTTCCTGTCCAATAGAAAATAGACATTATCATTATAAACGTAACAACATTATATCTTGGCACTATAGTAACAAATACTATTATTATTAATGTAGTTGGTAAAATGCTTATAAAATCTATAATTCTCATTGAAAGATTTTCTATCCAACCACCATAATATGCAATAATTACTCCAACAACTATACCTATAAATGAAGTAATAATAGTAACTGAAAATCCTATTACTATAGAATTTCTAGCTCCAATAATCAACTGACCAAGTATACTACGTCCCCCATAGTCAGCTCCTAACCAATATCCCTCAAGTGGTGCTGCATATTTATCTAATAATCTAACTTTCATTACATCTTCTACATCTAGTAAAAATGTTGCTGAAAAGAATATTACTATAATTAATATTGATAATAAAGTTAGAGAAAATAGAGCAACTTTATCTTTTTGAAATTCTCTTTTAATTACGTTAAATCCTGAAGGTACTTCATTTTTTAAACTATCTTCCATAAATTCATCTTTTTCTAAATTTTCATTTGTATTCATTTTCTCCTCCTTTACTCTATTCTTATTCTCGGATCTACTATCATTAATAAAATATCAGATAATAATGACCCTAATAAACTTAAAAATCCATAGAATAATATTAATGTTGTAATAACAGAATAATCTCTTGATGATATTGAAGAAATAAATAATTGTCCCATACCAGGATAATTAAATATTGTTTCTATAAATATAGACCCTCCAAATAATCCTGTAATTGTATACCCTAAAAATGCTGCAATAGGTAAAACAGAGTTTCTAAAAATATGTCTTGAATAAACTACTGATTCTGGTACACCTTTTGCTTTTGCTGTTTTAACATAATCTAATGATTTAGAATCTATAATTTCACTTCTTAAATATCTAATTGTACTTGTAGTTGCAAGCAGTGCATATGTTATTGCTGGCAGTATCAAGTGATATATTTTATTAATTACATAATCTAAACTACCTGGAACATAACCTAAGTCAACTGAACCACCAGTTGGGAATATTCTTAATTTATATCCAAATATAAATACCATTAATAATGATAAAATAAATGTAGGCATTGCATAGCTTATAAAATTATAAATCGTAACAATTTTATCTAATTTTGAACCGTTATATCTTCCACTTAATATTCCTAATGGTAATGCTATAGAATACATTAATATAACAGATAATAATGATAAAAAGAATGTATTATATATTCTTTCACCTATAATTCTTGTAACTGGTAATTTATATGTATAACTTATACCAAAATTACCGTTAAAAGCTCTACTCATCCAATTAATATATTGAGTATATAAAGGGTCATATAATCCTGCTTCTCTTCTTAATTTTTCAATAGCTTCAGGTGGTGTTGTTGGTGAAATTAATCCAGTAAATGGATCACCAGGCATTAATTTAGCAACAATAAACACTATTAAACTTAAGATAAATAATTGAGGAATCATTGCTAAAACTCTTCTTAAAACCGTTTTCCACATACTTATTTACCTCCTTTATTTAAAGCTACATAATGTTCAGAAGAAGCATCTAATAATTGTAAATCAAATACTTTTCCTTTTTTATCATAATATACATTTTCTAGTTCTTTATATTCTTTATCAATCTTTATTCTAAAATCTCTTTTTTCATCTCTAACAAGAGGATTAACATCAGGTATAGCAGCTATTAATCTCTTAGTATAAATATGTTTTGGATCAGAGTAAATTATATTCTTATTTCCTGTTTCAACAAATCTTCCCTTATACATTATAGATATATGATCACACATATGTTTTACTACACCTAAATCATGTGATATGAAAATGTAGCTTAAACCTAAATATTTTTGTATTTTTTTCATATAATTTAAAACTTGTGCTTGAACAGATAAATCAAGTGCTGATACTGGTTCATCTGCAATTATTAATTTAGGGT comes from the Streptobacillus ratti genome and includes:
- the opp4B gene encoding oligopeptide ABC transporter permease; this translates as MWKTVLRRVLAMIPQLFILSLIVFIVAKLMPGDPFTGLISPTTPPEAIEKLRREAGLYDPLYTQYINWMSRAFNGNFGISYTYKLPVTRIIGERIYNTFFLSLLSVILMYSIALPLGILSGRYNGSKLDKIVTIYNFISYAMPTFILSLLMVFIFGYKLRIFPTGGSVDLGYVPGSLDYVINKIYHLILPAITYALLATTSTIRYLRSEIIDSKSLDYVKTAKAKGVPESVVYSRHIFRNSVLPIAAFLGYTITGLFGGSIFIETIFNYPGMGQLFISSISSRDYSVITTLILFYGFLSLLGSLLSDILLMIVDPRIRIE
- a CDS encoding ABC transporter permease, coding for MNTNENLEKDEFMEDSLKNEVPSGFNVIKREFQKDKVALFSLTLLSILIIVIFFSATFLLDVEDVMKVRLLDKYAAPLEGYWLGADYGGRSILGQLIIGARNSIVIGFSVTIITSFIGIVVGVIIAYYGGWIENLSMRIIDFISILPTTLIIIVFVTIVPRYNVVTFIMIMSIFYWTGNARLIRGKVLSEVRRDYINASKTMGTSDIKIIFRELLPNISSLIIVGLTLGFAGNLGIETGLTFLGYGLPPQVPSLGILISYATAPEVLSDKWWVWMPASLLILVIMLCINYIGEALKRASDARQRLG